A single region of the Thermoanaerobaculum aquaticum genome encodes:
- the lnt gene encoding apolipoprotein N-acyltransferase yields the protein MKDGRFRLWLLATAGGVLTALALPRWHWLWALPLAAVALVAVLQQVPPKKAFFFGFWAGFCHWVLAVSWVTEVMTRYGHLSGVLAFVALAAMSAILGAFWGLAFWAAARAGERWGWAVLALGLAAGEMAQGLPPFNFPWNPLVASLVPWPTLLAPVAVLGATTYGLLLRLVLFAAAFGVLAKDRRGFRWAFLGLGLLLACGLAAPGFQASGKPVRAFAVQPNVPLEVRWEGENLQTIESWVWGLSKQAVEEGAQWVVWPESAVPRLVERDQDYRASLAAFARDHGVWLTLNSVGFGERESFYNSMYVVAPEGTIARYDKVHLVPFGEYVPLLGRIAFLRPLVREVGGFTPGREAHVLPGPEGFLGGAVCYEVAFPLHVAEQVRKGAGMLVTVTNDGWYGDSAAPYQHLVLAILRAAENRRFLVRAANTGISAIVDPYGRVLQKLPLGQRGVIGESVVPGAGLTPAARFAPWLHLLPVSGFCLVILAQAWASFASRRRMSRA from the coding sequence GTGAAGGACGGGCGCTTTCGGCTCTGGCTTTTGGCAACTGCCGGCGGGGTTTTGACGGCCTTGGCCCTTCCCCGCTGGCACTGGCTGTGGGCGTTGCCACTGGCGGCGGTAGCTTTGGTGGCGGTTCTCCAGCAAGTTCCCCCAAAGAAGGCTTTTTTCTTCGGCTTCTGGGCCGGGTTTTGCCATTGGGTTTTGGCGGTGAGCTGGGTGACCGAGGTCATGACCCGGTACGGGCACCTTTCGGGGGTTTTGGCCTTTGTGGCGTTGGCGGCCATGAGTGCCATTCTGGGGGCTTTTTGGGGCCTGGCCTTCTGGGCGGCAGCGCGGGCGGGGGAGCGCTGGGGTTGGGCGGTGCTGGCGTTGGGTTTGGCGGCGGGGGAAATGGCCCAGGGTTTGCCGCCCTTCAACTTTCCCTGGAACCCGCTGGTGGCTTCTCTGGTCCCCTGGCCCACGCTTTTGGCTCCGGTGGCGGTTTTGGGGGCAACCACCTACGGTTTGCTCCTCCGGCTTGTGCTCTTTGCCGCGGCCTTTGGCGTTTTGGCCAAAGACCGCCGGGGTTTTCGCTGGGCTTTTTTGGGCTTGGGGCTCTTGCTGGCTTGTGGGCTGGCTGCCCCGGGTTTTCAAGCGAGCGGTAAGCCGGTGAGGGCCTTTGCGGTGCAGCCCAACGTGCCGTTGGAGGTGCGGTGGGAGGGCGAGAACCTCCAGACCATCGAAAGCTGGGTGTGGGGGCTTTCCAAACAGGCGGTGGAAGAAGGGGCGCAGTGGGTGGTTTGGCCGGAAAGCGCGGTCCCGCGCCTTGTGGAGCGAGACCAGGACTACCGAGCTTCGCTGGCGGCCTTTGCCAGGGACCACGGAGTTTGGCTTACGCTCAACTCCGTTGGCTTTGGTGAGCGGGAAAGCTTCTACAACTCCATGTACGTGGTGGCTCCCGAAGGGACAATAGCCCGCTACGACAAGGTGCACCTGGTGCCCTTTGGCGAGTACGTACCGCTTTTGGGGCGCATTGCGTTCCTCCGGCCCCTGGTGCGGGAGGTGGGAGGCTTTACTCCGGGAAGGGAAGCCCACGTGCTTCCCGGTCCGGAAGGGTTTTTGGGAGGGGCGGTTTGCTACGAGGTGGCGTTTCCACTTCACGTTGCCGAGCAGGTGCGCAAAGGGGCCGGGATGCTGGTGACCGTCACCAACGACGGCTGGTATGGCGATTCAGCGGCGCCTTACCAGCATTTGGTGCTGGCAATTTTGCGCGCCGCGGAAAACCGCCGCTTTCTGGTGAGGGCCGCCAACACCGGCATTTCCGCCATCGTGGACCCCTACGGCCGGGTGCTTCAGAAGCTCCCCCTGGGCCAGCGGGGGGTCATTGGGGAGAGCGTGGTTCCCGGCGCGGGCCTTACCCCTGCTGCCCGTTTTGCCCCGTGGCTGCACCTTTTGCCGGTTTCGGGATTTTGTCTTGTTATACTGGCGCAGGCGTGGGCTTCCTTTGCTTCGCGAAGGCGCATGTCCCGCGCCTGA
- a CDS encoding patatin-like phospholipase family protein → MTNDGVPKKVVVALGGGGMRGVAHLGVLQVLAERGIEVVGMAGTSSGALLGALWLTLGPGSVDRVRGFVSSGRARRMPDFHELGQGHLWQRAKLAIQVLHVLLRKALLSEAQMLDYVRFFLPETPIEALPVPFVAVATDTLTGEEVWLSRGSLVRAVAASSAMPGLVNPIAVEGRFLQDGGAVAEIPVRAARSLGSPVLAVEVSEGLPVGYPGKDGVARAMLRAAAMGWQALRQRLLAEADFVIAPRVNHLHWADYHAVEEAVQAGREAAQAFFSRFDPGTEAA, encoded by the coding sequence GTGACCAACGACGGGGTGCCGAAGAAAGTCGTGGTGGCCCTGGGGGGCGGTGGCATGCGCGGTGTGGCCCACCTGGGGGTGCTCCAGGTGTTGGCCGAAAGGGGCATCGAGGTGGTGGGGATGGCCGGCACCTCCTCGGGGGCGCTTTTGGGCGCCCTGTGGCTCACCTTGGGACCGGGCTCCGTGGATCGGGTGCGGGGTTTTGTGAGCTCGGGGCGGGCTCGCCGCATGCCGGATTTCCACGAGTTAGGGCAGGGTCACCTCTGGCAGAGAGCGAAGCTGGCGATTCAGGTGCTTCATGTTTTGCTGCGGAAGGCCTTGCTTTCCGAAGCGCAAATGCTGGATTACGTCCGCTTTTTCCTTCCCGAAACGCCGATTGAAGCGCTTCCCGTGCCGTTTGTGGCGGTGGCCACCGATACCCTCACCGGCGAGGAGGTTTGGCTTTCGAGGGGTTCGCTGGTCCGTGCGGTGGCCGCCAGTTCCGCCATGCCGGGTTTGGTCAACCCCATTGCCGTGGAGGGGCGCTTCCTGCAGGACGGCGGGGCGGTGGCGGAAATCCCGGTACGGGCGGCCCGTAGCCTGGGCTCCCCGGTTTTGGCGGTGGAGGTGAGCGAGGGCTTGCCGGTGGGCTATCCCGGCAAGGACGGGGTGGCCCGGGCCATGCTGCGGGCCGCGGCCATGGGCTGGCAGGCCCTGCGCCAGCGCCTTCTGGCGGAGGCGGACTTCGTCATTGCCCCCAGGGTCAACCACCTCCACTGGGCCGATTACCATGCGGTGGAGGAAGCGGTGCAGGCCGGGCGGGAAGCCGCTCAAGCCTTTTTTTCGCGGTTTGACCCGGGGACCGAAGCAGCGTGA